The following proteins come from a genomic window of Candidatus Eisenbacteria bacterium:
- a CDS encoding DMT family transporter — protein MEKIPYSGEIMALAAALSWSFAVILFRKTGETVPALALNIFKTLFSLILFTLTLVVMGADFLPPLPRREYLIFLISGGIGIGLADTFFFMTLNRVGAGLQSIITTSYSPSIILFSILFLDERLTLVQFAGVVLILSAVLFVSKMGGRKNELSRRTLVIGTVFGISAMIFTAISVVMVKPLLSGHSLIWVNWWRLLGGSVVGLLLLPLLPRRRQAIASLRNVRVWPVMIPGSFIGNYISLILWLGGMKYTQVSNASVLNQTSTIWTFLLAALLLKEPVTWKRLLGLALGLGGVALVTFG, from the coding sequence ATGGAGAAAATCCCCTATAGCGGTGAAATCATGGCTTTGGCCGCGGCGCTCAGCTGGTCGTTCGCGGTTATTCTTTTCCGCAAAACGGGGGAGACGGTTCCGGCGCTGGCTCTGAATATTTTTAAAACGCTCTTCTCATTGATCCTCTTCACGCTGACCCTGGTCGTCATGGGGGCGGATTTCCTTCCCCCCCTTCCGAGGCGGGAATACTTGATCTTTCTCATCAGCGGCGGGATCGGGATCGGACTGGCGGACACCTTTTTCTTTATGACATTGAATCGCGTCGGCGCCGGGCTGCAGTCGATTATTACAACGTCATACAGTCCTTCGATCATACTTTTCAGCATTCTCTTTTTGGATGAGCGGCTGACCCTGGTCCAGTTCGCCGGTGTTGTTTTAATTTTAAGCGCCGTTCTTTTTGTCTCGAAGATGGGTGGCAGGAAGAATGAGCTCTCGCGCCGGACGCTGGTCATCGGCACGGTGTTCGGCATCTCAGCCATGATCTTCACGGCGATTTCAGTCGTCATGGTCAAGCCGCTTCTCAGCGGCCACTCCCTTATCTGGGTGAACTGGTGGCGGCTTCTCGGCGGATCCGTGGTCGGACTTCTACTTCTCCCGCTGCTTCCACGGCGGCGGCAGGCGATCGCCTCGCTGCGGAATGTTCGGGTTTGGCCGGTGATGATCCCCGGTTCCTTTATCGGAAATTATATCTCGCTCATTCTTTGGCTCGGCGGGATGAAATACACACAGGTTTCAAACGCATCGGTTCTGAACCAGACGTCGACGATCTGGACCTTTCTTCTCGCGGCGCTGCTGCTCAAGGAACCGGTGACGTGGAAGCGTCTTCTGGGCCTCGCCCTGGGGCTGGGGGGTGTTGCCTTGGTGACGTTCGGATAA
- a CDS encoding OmpA family protein — translation MKSSWIGILFLALLLGGCAGSKIAVEPLIKDFDRYEKELQTLGAESNAAAFLEAGREKRTAASNFVNNGKNKLAFPIMQKALADAQVALDLKNLNSAGSDAETCLLQVELARKRWEEAVIELEKTEDFVGVKMPVAERTPALEKKNEEIKPVFPATTLNELQFKGESDLAAQFESWRQAAIDRRIAMADLETNFERHFSKTLGKDIKPEMIELNTYIANRVLQSLECRVRRHEAEQACFHAAELAAMYSAGQEKALQATLQLERGLQNDLRDQLDQIRAEAADRQNELFAALSQLEGKYASIRRDARGTIVSLADILFDFDKATLKRDVEFNLVKISTILNQFAEMGILIEGHTDSIGTDEYNLDLSKRRAKAVYEFLISQDVASERMAWDGYGESRPIADNGTDEGRQQNRRVDLVIQDAP, via the coding sequence ATGAAAAGTTCATGGATTGGGATTTTGTTCCTAGCGCTTTTGCTGGGGGGGTGCGCCGGCTCAAAAATCGCGGTGGAGCCCCTAATTAAAGACTTCGACCGTTATGAGAAAGAGCTTCAGACGCTGGGTGCCGAATCGAATGCAGCGGCTTTTCTGGAGGCCGGCCGGGAGAAACGAACGGCGGCAAGTAACTTTGTGAACAATGGGAAAAACAAACTCGCCTTCCCCATCATGCAGAAGGCCCTGGCTGATGCCCAGGTCGCGCTGGATCTGAAAAATCTGAACAGCGCCGGGTCCGATGCGGAAACCTGCCTACTTCAAGTGGAGCTGGCGCGGAAGCGTTGGGAGGAAGCGGTCATCGAATTGGAGAAGACCGAGGACTTTGTCGGCGTGAAGATGCCGGTCGCGGAACGCACCCCCGCTTTGGAAAAGAAAAATGAAGAGATAAAGCCGGTATTCCCCGCCACGACCTTGAATGAGCTGCAATTCAAGGGCGAGAGCGATCTCGCGGCTCAGTTCGAATCCTGGCGCCAGGCGGCGATCGATCGCCGGATCGCCATGGCCGATCTGGAAACGAATTTTGAACGGCATTTTTCCAAGACACTTGGCAAAGATATTAAACCCGAAATGATTGAGCTTAATACCTATATCGCCAACCGTGTTCTTCAATCGTTGGAATGCCGGGTTCGCCGCCATGAGGCCGAGCAGGCCTGCTTCCACGCGGCTGAGCTTGCGGCCATGTATAGCGCCGGCCAGGAGAAAGCCCTCCAGGCGACACTCCAACTGGAAAGGGGTCTGCAAAACGATCTTCGGGATCAGCTCGATCAAATCCGGGCCGAGGCGGCGGACCGCCAGAATGAGCTCTTTGCCGCCCTGAGCCAATTAGAGGGGAAGTACGCCAGCATCCGCCGCGATGCGCGCGGAACCATCGTCAGCCTGGCCGATATTCTCTTCGATTTTGATAAGGCGACGTTGAAACGCGACGTCGAGTTCAACCTGGTGAAGATTTCGACGATTCTTAATCAATTCGCTGAAATGGGAATCCTGATCGAAGGCCATACCGATAGCATTGGAACGGATGAATACAATCTCGATCTCTCAAAACGCCGCGCGAAGGCTGTCTATGAGTTCCTTATCTCACAGGATGTAGCCTCGGAGCGCATGGCCTGGGATGGCTACGGAGAGAGCCGTCCCATCGCCGATAACGGCACCGATGAGGGGCGGCAACAGAACCGGCGTGTCGACCTGGTGATTCAGGATGCGCCTTAA
- a CDS encoding T9SS type A sorting domain-containing protein, which yields MMKIKQIVILVGVLLGFTFAASVMADEVYLHANFDDKPLNTTIGTGGPTAGEPVYLNPYILARVRNNAMPTPCLELTDNDNYSAGLARFEFLDGQEVTSGHCIVAANLWFDEFDLFYFHIREQGTSTHAFCDLDFNSAGEIWYDTAGGSYGLIGSYVTNRYYSVWIDFDMDAGTFNLWFDFSLLLYNKSFGSTIHGVGAILAGTTNDANTGDSFYIDDIYVADHYAPYLFLQANFNNKTINAPIGTSGFEFGEPMNVDPVITAIVRNGPHPTPTLELQDIDDYSAGYARFEFLKDAEVIGGDLYILAHLWFDVLDDYTMVLRENQGGAAESFLTLRFGSSGNIVCADEGGTVGYFGPYQTGRNYEILAVYDLDLGTYDIFWDGELVINDEPHDVVQAGIGSVAFGCMNDDDYIGRFYVDNIFVWQVPTPTMAVCCMDTDCGVMIPMDCAYNAGAFHPEWTSCTPNFCNPAAVDETLSPHVTLLLPPAPNPFTRSTTLQYQLAGPGPVRIEIYDAAGRLVRSLLNGYQESGQSRVEWDGCNASGARVGPGVYFGRLLTGNDAVSQRMIVLK from the coding sequence ATGATGAAAATCAAACAAATAGTTATTCTGGTTGGAGTTCTTTTGGGATTCACTTTTGCCGCATCGGTCATGGCAGATGAGGTCTATCTCCATGCGAATTTCGATGACAAGCCGCTCAACACAACAATCGGAACCGGTGGCCCCACCGCCGGCGAGCCGGTCTATTTAAATCCATACATATTGGCAAGGGTTCGTAACAATGCGATGCCGACACCCTGCTTGGAGCTGACAGATAATGACAATTACTCGGCAGGGCTTGCTCGCTTCGAGTTTCTTGACGGCCAGGAGGTTACGTCAGGGCATTGCATTGTCGCGGCCAACCTCTGGTTTGATGAATTCGATCTATTCTATTTCCACATTCGTGAACAGGGAACATCAACCCATGCATTTTGCGATCTTGATTTCAATTCGGCGGGAGAGATCTGGTACGACACGGCCGGCGGCAGTTATGGGCTTATCGGATCCTACGTCACCAATAGATACTATTCCGTCTGGATCGATTTCGATATGGATGCGGGAACCTTTAATCTATGGTTTGATTTTTCCCTTTTGTTGTACAACAAGTCTTTTGGCTCTACGATACACGGCGTCGGCGCCATTCTTGCCGGCACAACAAACGATGCGAATACCGGAGACAGTTTCTATATCGACGACATTTATGTCGCCGATCATTATGCTCCTTATCTTTTCCTTCAAGCCAACTTTAACAACAAGACAATTAATGCGCCGATCGGCACAAGCGGCTTTGAATTCGGGGAGCCGATGAATGTTGATCCTGTTATTACGGCTATCGTTCGCAACGGTCCGCACCCAACGCCGACCCTGGAACTCCAAGACATCGATGATTATTCCGCGGGTTACGCCAGATTCGAATTCTTAAAGGATGCCGAAGTCATTGGAGGCGATCTCTATATCCTGGCGCACCTCTGGTTTGATGTACTCGATGACTATACAATGGTACTTCGCGAAAATCAGGGAGGCGCCGCGGAATCCTTCTTGACCCTCCGCTTCGGCAGCTCCGGCAATATCGTCTGCGCAGATGAAGGCGGCACCGTCGGTTACTTCGGCCCTTACCAAACCGGCCGCAATTATGAGATCCTCGCCGTCTATGATCTGGATCTCGGCACCTATGATATTTTCTGGGATGGTGAACTCGTGATCAATGATGAACCGCATGACGTCGTTCAAGCCGGGATTGGAAGTGTCGCATTCGGGTGCATGAATGACGACGATTACATAGGCCGTTTTTATGTCGATAACATCTTTGTCTGGCAGGTTCCCACGCCGACCATGGCGGTCTGCTGCATGGATACCGATTGCGGTGTGATGATTCCGATGGACTGCGCCTACAATGCCGGCGCGTTTCATCCGGAGTGGACCAGCTGCACACCCAATTTCTGCAATCCCGCGGCCGTCGACGAAACCCTATCTCCCCATGTGACCCTGCTGCTGCCGCCGGCGCCCAATCCTTTCACCCGCTCGACAACCCTTCAATATCAGCTCGCCGGACCCGGTCCCGTTCGTATCGAGATTTACGACGCCGCCGGGCGGCTGGTTCGAAGCCTGCTTAATGGATATCAGGAAAGCGGGCAAAGCCGTGTGGAATGGGACGGATGCAATGCATCGGGCGCGCGCGTCGGGCCCGGGGTTTACTTCGGACGTCTGCTGACAGGGAATGACGCTGTCTCCCAGCGGATGATCGTATTGAAGTAA
- the asnS gene encoding asparagine--tRNA ligase, with product MTKMSIAGLLAGKAPVGQPVTVEGWVRTRRDSKAGISFIHTHDGSCFDAIQVVADNTLPNYQEEILKLTAGCSVMVEGTLVESPAKGQAYEIHATRIDVVGWVEDPDTYPISPKHHTVEYLRTVAHLRSRTNTFGAVARVRHCLSMAIHRFFSEQGYYWIHTPIIAASDAEGAGEMFRVSTLDLANIPRTPGGGIDFTKDFFGRPAYLAVSGQLNVETYCLAMSKVYTFGPTFRAENSNTSRHLSEFWMIEPEIAFADLQDDAQLAEDFLKYIFSALLKERADDMAFFEKRVEKDCINRLEKLIKSPFERMEYTDAITALEKSKKSFEFPVKWGVDLQSEHERYLTEEHVKAPLIVVNYPREIKAFYMRLNDDGKTVAAMDVLAPGMGEIIGGSQREERLDVLDQRIDEIGLNKDDYWWYRDLRRYGTVPHAGFGLGFERTINYATGLGNIRDAIPFPRTPGNAEF from the coding sequence ATGACCAAGATGTCGATTGCCGGTCTCCTGGCCGGAAAGGCGCCGGTCGGGCAGCCGGTCACCGTGGAGGGATGGGTCAGGACGCGGCGTGATTCAAAAGCCGGAATCTCATTTATACACACACATGACGGATCCTGTTTCGACGCGATACAGGTTGTTGCCGATAACACGCTGCCGAATTACCAGGAAGAAATACTTAAACTAACGGCGGGATGTTCCGTCATGGTTGAGGGAACACTGGTTGAATCCCCGGCGAAGGGCCAGGCCTATGAGATCCACGCGACGCGCATCGACGTTGTCGGATGGGTGGAGGATCCGGACACCTATCCCATTTCGCCCAAGCACCACACCGTAGAATACCTGCGCACCGTGGCGCATCTTCGATCCCGCACCAATACCTTCGGCGCCGTGGCGCGCGTGCGGCACTGCCTCTCGATGGCCATCCACAGGTTCTTCAGCGAACAGGGTTACTATTGGATTCACACGCCGATCATCGCCGCGAGTGACGCCGAAGGCGCCGGCGAAATGTTCCGTGTCTCCACACTCGATCTGGCCAACATTCCCCGGACGCCCGGCGGCGGCATCGACTTCACCAAAGATTTCTTCGGCCGCCCGGCCTACCTCGCCGTCTCAGGCCAGCTCAATGTCGAGACCTATTGTCTCGCCATGAGCAAGGTTTATACATTCGGTCCGACCTTCCGCGCCGAAAACTCCAACACGAGCCGCCATCTCTCGGAATTCTGGATGATTGAACCGGAGATCGCCTTTGCCGATCTCCAGGATGACGCGCAGCTCGCTGAAGATTTCTTAAAGTATATCTTTTCCGCTCTGTTAAAGGAGCGCGCTGACGATATGGCCTTCTTTGAGAAGCGGGTGGAGAAGGATTGCATCAACCGGCTGGAGAAGCTGATCAAATCCCCCTTTGAGCGGATGGAGTATACCGACGCGATCACGGCGCTGGAGAAGTCAAAGAAGAGTTTTGAGTTCCCGGTAAAGTGGGGTGTCGATCTGCAATCGGAGCATGAGCGTTATCTGACCGAGGAGCATGTGAAGGCGCCTCTCATCGTGGTGAACTATCCCAGAGAAATCAAAGCCTTCTATATGCGGCTTAACGACGACGGCAAGACCGTCGCCGCCATGGATGTCTTGGCGCCGGGCATGGGGGAGATCATCGGCGGAAGCCAGCGCGAAGAGCGGCTCGATGTGCTCGATCAACGTATCGATGAGATCGGGCTCAACAAAGATGATTACTGGTGGTACCGCGATCTCCGGCGGTACGGCACCGTGCCCCACGCGGGATTCGGGCTCGGCTTTGAGCGCACCATCAACTACGCGACGGGTCTGGGCAACATCCGCGATGCGATTCCCTTCCCAAGAACGCCGGGGAACGCCGAGTTTTAA
- a CDS encoding GHMP kinase: protein MQQTQLFVPGRVCLFGEHSDWAGAYRVQNPSLGIGRAILTGTDQGLYADIEKHPDRLIFHSRMGAKADPLSIEWPLEPERLLAIAEAGGLFSYVAGTAYQVLSRFKTGGLVINNVKTDLPVKKGLSSSAAVSVLVARSFNQLYDLGLSVREEMELAYQGEITTPSRCGRLDQGCAFGGKPILMTFDGDDLGVDPLPVGDDLHLIIADLAAAKDTKLILSSLNACYPRAASWLAQKAQDYLGEINAQIVKEAAAALAAGDAGWVGRLMTSAQAAFDEHLAPVCPSQLKAPVLHNVLNYKPLQSLILGGKGVGSQGDGAAQFITADAGKRAAAMELIKRELGMDCLELTIRN from the coding sequence TTGCAACAAACGCAGCTCTTTGTCCCCGGGCGGGTTTGCCTCTTCGGCGAGCATAGCGATTGGGCCGGGGCCTACCGCGTCCAGAACCCCAGCCTGGGTATCGGCCGGGCGATCCTGACCGGCACCGATCAGGGTCTCTACGCCGATATCGAGAAGCACCCGGACCGGCTCATTTTTCACAGCCGGATGGGGGCAAAGGCCGATCCGCTCTCAATCGAGTGGCCCCTGGAGCCGGAACGTCTCCTCGCGATCGCCGAGGCCGGCGGCCTCTTCAGCTATGTCGCCGGGACCGCTTATCAGGTTTTGAGTCGATTCAAGACGGGCGGCCTGGTCATCAATAATGTTAAAACCGATCTGCCGGTGAAGAAGGGGCTCTCTTCCAGCGCCGCCGTCAGCGTGCTGGTGGCGCGGTCCTTTAATCAGTTGTACGACTTGGGATTATCCGTCCGCGAGGAAATGGAATTGGCCTACCAGGGTGAGATCACTACCCCGTCCCGGTGCGGCCGGCTGGATCAGGGATGCGCTTTCGGCGGCAAACCCATCCTCATGACCTTTGATGGGGATGACCTCGGCGTTGATCCGCTGCCGGTCGGCGATGATCTGCACCTTATCATTGCGGATCTTGCGGCGGCGAAGGATACGAAGCTGATTCTCAGCTCATTGAACGCCTGTTATCCGCGGGCCGCCTCTTGGCTTGCACAAAAGGCACAGGATTATCTCGGCGAGATCAACGCGCAGATTGTAAAAGAAGCCGCCGCGGCTCTCGCGGCCGGAGACGCCGGGTGGGTCGGCCGGCTGATGACAAGCGCGCAGGCGGCATTCGATGAGCACCTGGCGCCGGTCTGCCCATCACAGCTAAAGGCGCCCGTTTTACATAACGTCTTGAACTATAAGCCTCTGCAATCACTCATTCTTGGTGGAAAAGGCGTGGGCTCGCAGGGAGACGGCGCCGCGCAATTCATTACCGCCGACGCCGGCAAACGCGCGGCGGCGATGGAATTGATAAAGCGCGAGCTTGGAATGGACTGCCTGGAGCTTACCATCAGGAATTAA